A DNA window from Castanea sativa cultivar Marrone di Chiusa Pesio chromosome 7, ASM4071231v1 contains the following coding sequences:
- the LOC142643382 gene encoding uncharacterized protein LOC142643382, which yields MARFSFVALVLMAVLVGSTLAQSPSQSPSKSPTQAPAPKASAPSPTVRKTPVPAPSPAVVNSPPSPPPASSEAPVSPPSTISTPPAEAPGPASGAVLNRVGFAAGSVAVAAFAAVLVF from the coding sequence ATGGCTCGCTTTAGCTTTGTGGCTTTGGTTCTAATGGCAGTACTTGTGGGCTCTACTTTAGCCCAATCTCCTTCACAATCTCCTTCAAAGTCGCCAACACAAGCACCTGCACCTAAAGCTTCAGCGCCATCACCGACAGTTAGAAAGACACCAGTGCCTGCTCCGTCTCCGGCAGTGGTGAACTCTCCACCATCTCCTCCTCCGGCTTCTTCTGAGGCTCCAGTGAGTCCTCCATCTACCATTAGTACCCCACCTGCTGAAGCTCCTGGACCGGCTAGTGGCGCCGTTTTGAACAGAGTTGGGTTCGCTGCTGGATCTGTGGCAGTAGCAGCATTCGCTGCCGTTTTGGTGTTTTAG
- the LOC142644089 gene encoding uncharacterized protein LOC142644089, which translates to MGRFSFVALVLMAVLVGSTLAQSPSQSPSKSPTKAPAPKASAPSPTVRKTPVPAPSPAVVNSPPSPPPASSEAPVSPPSSISTPPAEAPGPASGAVLNRVGFAAGSVALAAFATVLVFFTKLFVLEMAHSSSIVILLLAMLVVSAIAQSPVASPKKSPASSPHASAPSPATVKSPPSPSPVTTPSSISGPPSEAPAPAQNGAVSNSFALAGSVAVVAFAGFLVM; encoded by the exons ATGGGTCGCTTTAGCTTTGTGGCTTTGGTGCTAATGGCAGTACTTGTGGGCTCCACTTTAGCCCAGTCTCCTTCACAATCACCATCAAAGTCGCCAACAAAAGCACCTGCACCTAAAGCTTCAGCGCCATCACCGACAGTTAGAAAGACACCAGTGCCTGCTCCGTCTCCGGCAGTGGTGAACTCTCCACCATCTCCTCCTCCGGCTTCTTCTGAGGCTCCAGTGAGTCCTCCATCTTCCATTAGTACCCCACCTGCTGAAGCTCCTGGACCTGCTAGTGGCGCCGTTTTGAACAGAGTTGGGTTCGCTGCTGGATCTGTGGCATTAGCAGCATTCGCTACCGTTTTGGTGTTT TTTACGAAgctttttgttttagaaatgGCTCACTCCTCAAGCATTGTGATTCTTTTACTTGCAATGTTGGTGGTCTCCGCCATAGCTCAATCTCCGGTGGCTTCTCCCAAGAAATCTCCGGCGTCGTCTCCTCATGCCTCTGCGCCTTCTCCGGCCACCGTGAAGTCTCCTCCATCGCCTTCTCCGGTGACTACTCCCTCATCGATCTCCGGACCACCATCTGAAGCACCTGCTCCCGCACAGAACGGTGCCGTTTCGAACAGTTTCGCACTCGCTGGATCTGTGGCTGTTGTGGCGTTTGCTGGGTTTTTAGTGATGTAG